AGAAGATGAAAAATCTTTTGGTATATGCTGTGCTATTAGTATTGGAATTGGGAAGTTTTTTGGTATAGATGGAATTAAACTCCTTAATGCTTTAGGRCCTCCTGTGGATATTCCTATTGCTATAAGTTTTGGATTTTTAAAATCAGAATAGTTTATTTTTTTTATTACATCACTTACTCTGCTTATATTGTGCGGAAAAGTGTTTATTGTGTTTTTTTGTATTGTAGTATTTCTAAATAAATTATTTTTTATACTTTCATCTATTTTTATTTCTTTTATATTTTCTTCTTTTTTAATATTTTTATTTATTATAATACTTGATATTTCATTTTCTATATATTCTATTTTAGCATTCTTR
This region of Brachyspira sp. SAP_772 genomic DNA includes:
- a CDS encoding response regulator: MGLFINILIAEDSKEVSDNIKKILLKNPAVKIVNIVNNGIDAYKTIINKKIDFAFVEFNLPMMSASELLKQLKKESINTKVIVLXTTDKNDDLNTRILNLGAFKIINKNAKIEYIENEISSIIINKNIKKEENIKEIKIDESIKNNLFRNTTIQKNTINTFPHNISRVSDVIKKINYSDFKNPKLIAIGISTGGPKALRSLIPSIPKNFPIPILIAQHIPKDFSSS